A single genomic interval of Veillonellales bacterium harbors:
- a CDS encoding LuxR C-terminal-related transcriptional regulator, protein MNSKSQPKFDRNSAKKPYVLSKYNSQEIINIIRHYYELKSAAEITVVQYGHVGGGSNYVNGKDDIMCVLADLDYGVNGLSARQREVVMLLKTGYLIKEISKIMGVRRVTVNFHIRQVGLRLADYLNASRIGRRWTR, encoded by the coding sequence GTGAATAGTAAATCACAACCAAAATTCGATCGGAATTCGGCTAAGAAACCATATGTTTTAAGTAAGTATAACAGTCAAGAAATTATAAACATTATCCGGCATTACTACGAACTAAAAAGTGCAGCGGAAATAACGGTTGTACAATATGGGCATGTGGGTGGGGGCAGCAATTATGTCAATGGTAAAGACGATATCATGTGCGTTTTGGCGGACCTTGATTATGGCGTGAATGGATTATCAGCGAGACAAAGGGAAGTTGTAATGCTATTGAAAACGGGTTATCTGATTAAAGAAATTAGTAAAATTATGGGCGTCAGGCGGGTGACGGTGAATTTTCATATTCGTCAAGTGGGATTACGCTTAGCCGATTATCTCAATGCCTCACGCATAGGAAGAAGGTGGACAAGGTGA